A single genomic interval of Gossypium raimondii isolate GPD5lz chromosome 11, ASM2569854v1, whole genome shotgun sequence harbors:
- the LOC105802619 gene encoding calcium-dependent lipid-binding protein isoform X2 — translation MFNFQAASAVIKESVEPLLEEYRPPGITSLKFNKLSLGTVAPKIEGVRVQSLKKGQITMDIDFRWGGDPSIILGVEAALVASIPIQLKDLQVFTVIRVIFQLAEEIPCISAVVVALLSEPKPRIDYTLKAVGGSLTAIPGISDMIDDTVKTIVTDMLQWPHRIVVPIGGIPVDTSELELKPEGRLTVTVVKANDLKNMEMIGKSDPYVVVYIRPLFKVKTKVIDNNLNPVWNQTFELIAEDRETQALTVEVFDQDIGQDKRLGIAKFRLIELEPETPKEITLNLLSSLDTLKVKDKKDRGNCTIKLLYHQFNKEEQLIALEKEKRILEERKKLKEAGVIGSTMDALDGAASLVGTGIGAGVGAGVGIVGSGLGAVGSGLSKAGKFMGRTFTGHSSKRSGSSTPVNSIHENGGAKPL, via the exons ATGTTCAATTTTCAGGCAGCATCGGCAGTCATCAAAGAATCTGTTGAACCACTCTTGGAAGAATATCGACCTCCAGGAATTACTTCACTGAAGTTTAACAAATTGTCTCTCGGCACTGTTGCTCCCAAGATTGAAG GTGTTCGTGTTCAGAGCCTTAAGAAAGGTCAAATCACAATGGATATTGATTTCCGGTGGGGTGGTGATCCAAGTATAATTTTAGGTGTTGAAGCAGCACTTGTTGCTTCAATACCAATTCAG TTAAAGGATCTTCAAGTTTTCACTGTTATTCGTGTCATCTTCCAGCTTGCTGAAGAGATACCTTGTATTTCTGCTGTAGTCGTTGCTCTCCTTTCTGAG CCCAAGCCTAGAATTGATTACACTCTGAAGGCTGTTGGTGGAAGCTTAACAGCAATTCCAGGAATTTCAGATATGATTGAT GATACTGTGAAGACAATTGTCACAGACATGCTTCAGTGGCCACATAGAATTGTTGTTCCAATTGGTGGTATACCAGTTGATACAAG TGAATTAGAGCTGAAACCGGAGGGAAGGCTGACAGTTACAGTAGTCAAAGCTAATGATTTGAAGAACATGGAAATGATTGGAAAGTCTGATCCTTATGTGGTTGTATACATTCGACCTTTGTTCAAGGTTAAAACAAAAGTCATCGACAACAACCTGAATCCTGTTTGGAATCAAACTTTTGAGTTGATTGCAGAAGATAGAGAGACACAGGCACTAACTGTAGAG GTTTTTGACCAGGACATTGGGCAAGACAAGAGATTAGGAATTGCAAAATTCCGTTTGATTGAATTGGAACCTGAGACACCAAAGGAGATTACTCTGAATCTTCTATCCTCACTCGATACACTTAAAGTAAAAGATAAGAAGGACAGAGGAAACTGCACCATTAAG CTTTTGTACCATCAGTTCAACAAGGAGGAACAACTGATTGCtttagagaaagaaaagaggatcctcgaagaaagaaagaaattgaaagaagcTGGAGTTATAGGAAGCACAATGGATGCACTTGATGGAGCAGCGTCGTTGGTTGGTACCGGTATCGGTGCTGGAGTTGGTGCTGGAGTTGGGATTGTTGGGAGTGGCCTTGGAGCTGTTGGCAGTGGACTGAGCAAAGCCGGAAAATTCATGGGCAGGACCTTTACGGGGCATTCCAGCAAGAGAAGTGGAAGCTCAACTCCGGTGAATAGCATCCACGAAAATGGTGGTGCAAAGCCACTTTAA
- the LOC105802624 gene encoding probable carboxylesterase 8 has protein sequence MEDQSSTSAPSIDPFKLLKIVQNPDGSLTRQSLFPSVSITEEESTGSNASQLAFFKDIPLNPQNKTFFRLYRPPTPPPNTNHRLPLLIHFHGGGFILFSATSRPFHDACSVKAVKLPAVVLSLEYRLAPEHRLPAAYDDAVETIMWVRDQAMDVNGCDPWLKEYVDFSKCFLIGSSAGGNMVFHAALCALDIDTSPVKIIGLIMNQPYFSGVERTESEKRFVNDRILPLPANDLMWSLALPEGADRDHEFCNPMTADGFLKEKMGRLTRCLVTGHGGDPLIDKQRELVKVLEARGVDVVAEFAEGGCHGIEIFDPLKAEALLKSIKEFVDTCCRCVNYESAAAKSTL, from the coding sequence ATGGAAGATCAATCCTCTACTTCAGCACCATCCATTGATCCCTTCAAGTTACTCAAAATTGTCCAAAATCCAGATGGGTCACTCACTCGACAATCTCTTTTCCCTTCAGTTTCAATTACAGAAGAAGAAAGCACCGGTTCCAACGCATCTCAACTCGCCTTCTTCAAGGACATCCCTCTGAATCCCCAAAACAAAACCTTCTTTCGTCTCTATAGGCCACCAACTCCACCACCAAACACCAATCATAGGCTCCCTCTCTTAATACACTTTCATGGTGGCGGCTTTATCCTCTTCAGTGCTACTTCTCGTCCTTTCCACGATGCATGCAGTGTCAAGGCAGTTAAACTCCCAGCCGTAGTCCTCTCTCTCGAATACCGTCTGGCACCAGAGCATCGCCTTCCGGCTGCATACGATGATGCCGTTGAAACCATCATGTGGGTCCGGGACCAGGCGATGGACGTCAACGGCTGTGATCCGTGGTTAAAAGAGTATGTAGATTTTTCCAAGTGTTTTCTAATTGGTTCCAGTGCAGGGGGCAACATGGTTTTCCATGCAGCTTTATGTGCATTGGACATCGATACCTCGCCTGTGAAAATCATAGGGCTGATAATGAATCAGCCCTACTTCAGTGGGGTGGAAAGGACTGAATCGGAGAAGCGATTCGTCAATGACAGGATCTTGCCTTTACCAGCTAATGATCTAATGTGGTCCTTGGCTTTGCCCGAGGGAGCTGACCGGGATCATGAGTTTTGCAACCCGATGACGGCTGACGGGTTCCTTAAGGAGAAGATGGGACGGCTGACACGGTGCTTAGTGACAGGCCACGGAGGGGATCCACTAATTGACAAGCAGAGGGAGTTGGTGAAAGTGCTGGAGGCGCGTGGGGTGGATGTGGTGGCGGAGTTCGCTGAAGGAGGTTGCCATGGGATTGAAATTTTCGATCCGTTGAAGGCGGAAGCACTGCTTAAGAGCATCAAGGAATTTGTCGACACTTGCTGTCGGTGTGTTAATTATGAGTCTGCTGCTGCCAAATCAACCCTGTGA
- the LOC105802623 gene encoding receptor-like serine/threonine-protein kinase At2g45590, which yields MPSRFSPPEFAAETPPQHHRHLHRNIHLLPPLLAAAVTITIILLTVLTILIYRKLSRNRTAPSESSSHRHCRRFSYSLLRRATSSFSPSNRLGHGGFGSVYKGTLPSSPQPLAVKVMNSTDSLQGEREFHNELSLSRALDSPYIVPLIGFSSDSRRRRFVLVYELMENRSVQDALLDRKCEELMGWSRRFCVISDVAKGLEYLHHFCDPPVIHGDIKPSNILLDGDFNAKIGDFGLARLKTEDLIEGLEEGEVLRKKDVEDNGSILEETESVLTGFEEGASLTVADSHRSPESCVLRVLDSEASPALSPEVGLEKGSVLSEGLFDKVSVESGRDLAGHKKGGSRRDWWWKQDPGVGSESGRVKDYVMEWIGNEIKKERPKNEWLTSPSSVDNINDSKVSSSSVEHKKEKIRKKERNRKPREWWKEEFCEELTKKKKKKKKRGLSSSNNGELWWQRDEEMVVRKKKKNSRGSIDWWLDGFSGEFKIGRRNSQDWASGDIPKSGGISSTPSMRGTVCYIAPEYGGGGLLSEKCDVYSFGVLVLVIISGRRPLQVTASPMSEFERANLISWARQLAYNGRLLELVDPSIHSLDKDQALLCITIALLCLQRSPSKRPTMKEIVDMLSGEAEPPHLPFEFSPSPPSNFLFKSRKKAR from the coding sequence ATGCCATCACGGTTTTCGCCTCCAGAATTTGCGGCGGAGACGCCACCGCAGCACCACCGCCACCTACATAGAAACATACACCTGCTTCCCCCACTACTCGCTGCAGCCGTAACCATAACTATAATACTTTTAACCGTCTTAACCATCTTAATCTACCGGAAGCTCTCCCGCAACCGCACAGCTCCATCGGAATCTTCAAGCCATCGTCACTGCCGCCGCTTCTCATACTCCCTCCTCCGCCGCGCCACCTCCTCCTTCTCCCCTTCAAACCGGTTAGGGCACGGCGGATTCGGCTCAGTTTACAAAGGAACTCTCCCCTCGTCCCCCCAGCCGCTCGCAGTCAAAGTTATGAACTCAACAGATTCATTGCAAGGAGAGCGTGAGTTCCACAACGAACTCTCTCTCTCACGCGCCTTGGATTCTCCCTACATTGTTCCTCTCATTGGGTTCTCTTCAGATTCCAGAAGAAGAAGGTTCGTTctggtttatgaattaatggAAAATCGGAGCGTGCAAGACGCGCTGCTGGATAGAAAATGCGAAGAGCTAATGGGGTGGAGTAGAAGATTTTGTGTTATAAGCGATGTGGCTAAAGGGCTTGAGTATCTCCATCATTTCTGTGATCCGCCGGTTATTCACGGCGATATTAAGCCAAGTAATATTCTTTTGGATGGAGATTTCAACGCCAAGATTGGTGATTTCGGTCTTGCTAGATTGAAAACGGAGGATCTAATCGAAGGGCTTGAAGAAGGTGAAGTTTTGAGGAAAAAAGATGTAGAAGATAACGGATCGATTTTAGAAGAAACAGAGAGCGTTTTGACGGGTTTCGAAGAAGGGGCGAGTTTGACTGTTGCTGATAGCCATAGATCACCGGAAAGCTGTGTGCTTAGAGTTTTGGATTCTGAGGCGTCGCCGGCTTTGTCACCGGAGGTGGGACTGGAAAAAGGGAGTGTTTTATCTGAAGGACTCTTTGACAAGGTCAGTGTGGAAAGTGGGAGAGATTTAGCTGGTCACAAAAAGGGTGGTTCGAGAAGAGATTGGTGGTGGAAGCAGGATCCTGGGGTTGGGTCTGAATCGGGGAGGGTTAAAGACTATGTAATGGAATGGATTGGGAATGAGATTAAAAAGGAAagacccaaaaatgaatggctTACTTCTCCAAGCTCAGTCGATAACATTAATGATAGTAAGGTTTCCAGTTCCAGCGTTGagcataaaaaggaaaagattcGGAAGAAGGAGAGGAACAGAAAGCCCAGAGAGTGGTGGAAAGAAGAATTTTGTGAAGAACTAactaagaagaagaagaaaaagaagaaaaggggtCTTAGTTCCAGTAACAATGGAGAACTCTGGTGGCAAAGAGATGAAGAAATGGTagtaaggaaaaagaaaaagaacagcAGAGGCAGCATTGATTGGTGGTTAGATGGATTTAGTGGTGAATTCAAAATCGGTAGAAGAAATAGCCAAGATTGGGCTAGTGGGGATATACCGAAGAGCGGTGGGATCAGTAGCACGCCGAGTATGAGGGGAACCGTTTGTTATATTGCGCCTGAGTACGGTGGTGGTGGTTTACTTTCAGAGAAATGCGATGTTTACAGCTTTGGGGTTCTGGTTTTGGTCATAATATCCGGTCGTAGACCTCTCCAAGTCACGGCCTCGCCGATGTCAGAATTCGAGagagcaaatttgatatctTGGGCAAGGCAACTGGCCTACAACGGGAGGCTTTTGGAACTTGTTGATCCCTCTATTCATTCATTGGATAAAGATCAAGCATTGCTTTGTATTACCATTGCATTGCTTTGTCTACAAAGATCACCAAGCAAGCGGCCTACCATGAAAGAGATTGTGGATATGCTTTCTGGTGAGGCAGAGCCACCGCATTTGCCTTTCGAGTTTTCGCCTTCGCCGCCATCAAATTTCCTGTTTAAATCCAGGAAGAAGGCGCGGTGA
- the LOC105802619 gene encoding calcium-dependent lipid-binding protein isoform X1, giving the protein MGLISGILLGIIFGISLMAGWRHMMRYRSTKRIAKAADIKVLGALNRDDLKKICGDNFPEWISFPVYEQVKWLNKQLSKLWPSVAEAASAVIKESVEPLLEEYRPPGITSLKFNKLSLGTVAPKIEGVRVQSLKKGQITMDIDFRWGGDPSIILGVEAALVASIPIQLKDLQVFTVIRVIFQLAEEIPCISAVVVALLSEPKPRIDYTLKAVGGSLTAIPGISDMIDDTVKTIVTDMLQWPHRIVVPIGGIPVDTSELELKPEGRLTVTVVKANDLKNMEMIGKSDPYVVVYIRPLFKVKTKVIDNNLNPVWNQTFELIAEDRETQALTVEVFDQDIGQDKRLGIAKFRLIELEPETPKEITLNLLSSLDTLKVKDKKDRGNCTIKLLYHQFNKEEQLIALEKEKRILEERKKLKEAGVIGSTMDALDGAASLVGTGIGAGVGAGVGIVGSGLGAVGSGLSKAGKFMGRTFTGHSSKRSGSSTPVNSIHENGGAKPL; this is encoded by the exons ATGGGGCTGATTTCGGGGATTTTGCTGGGGATAATCTTCGGGATTTCATTGATGGCTGGCTGGCGTCATATGATGAGGTACCGAAGCACCAAGAGAATCGCCAAG GCAGCTGATATAAAAGTTCTTGGAGCTCTCAACAGGGATGATCTTAAGAAAATTTGCGGCGATAATTTTCCTGAATGGATATCTTTTCCTGTCTATGAACAG GTGAAGTGGCTGAACAAGCAATTGAGCAAATTATGGCCTTCTGTAGCAGAG GCAGCATCGGCAGTCATCAAAGAATCTGTTGAACCACTCTTGGAAGAATATCGACCTCCAGGAATTACTTCACTGAAGTTTAACAAATTGTCTCTCGGCACTGTTGCTCCCAAGATTGAAG GTGTTCGTGTTCAGAGCCTTAAGAAAGGTCAAATCACAATGGATATTGATTTCCGGTGGGGTGGTGATCCAAGTATAATTTTAGGTGTTGAAGCAGCACTTGTTGCTTCAATACCAATTCAG TTAAAGGATCTTCAAGTTTTCACTGTTATTCGTGTCATCTTCCAGCTTGCTGAAGAGATACCTTGTATTTCTGCTGTAGTCGTTGCTCTCCTTTCTGAG CCCAAGCCTAGAATTGATTACACTCTGAAGGCTGTTGGTGGAAGCTTAACAGCAATTCCAGGAATTTCAGATATGATTGAT GATACTGTGAAGACAATTGTCACAGACATGCTTCAGTGGCCACATAGAATTGTTGTTCCAATTGGTGGTATACCAGTTGATACAAG TGAATTAGAGCTGAAACCGGAGGGAAGGCTGACAGTTACAGTAGTCAAAGCTAATGATTTGAAGAACATGGAAATGATTGGAAAGTCTGATCCTTATGTGGTTGTATACATTCGACCTTTGTTCAAGGTTAAAACAAAAGTCATCGACAACAACCTGAATCCTGTTTGGAATCAAACTTTTGAGTTGATTGCAGAAGATAGAGAGACACAGGCACTAACTGTAGAG GTTTTTGACCAGGACATTGGGCAAGACAAGAGATTAGGAATTGCAAAATTCCGTTTGATTGAATTGGAACCTGAGACACCAAAGGAGATTACTCTGAATCTTCTATCCTCACTCGATACACTTAAAGTAAAAGATAAGAAGGACAGAGGAAACTGCACCATTAAG CTTTTGTACCATCAGTTCAACAAGGAGGAACAACTGATTGCtttagagaaagaaaagaggatcctcgaagaaagaaagaaattgaaagaagcTGGAGTTATAGGAAGCACAATGGATGCACTTGATGGAGCAGCGTCGTTGGTTGGTACCGGTATCGGTGCTGGAGTTGGTGCTGGAGTTGGGATTGTTGGGAGTGGCCTTGGAGCTGTTGGCAGTGGACTGAGCAAAGCCGGAAAATTCATGGGCAGGACCTTTACGGGGCATTCCAGCAAGAGAAGTGGAAGCTCAACTCCGGTGAATAGCATCCACGAAAATGGTGGTGCAAAGCCACTTTAA